One window of Microtus pennsylvanicus isolate mMicPen1 chromosome X, mMicPen1.hap1, whole genome shotgun sequence genomic DNA carries:
- the Med12 gene encoding mediator of RNA polymerase II transcription subunit 12 isoform X10, translating into MAAFGILSYEHRPLKRLRLGPPDVYPQDPKQKEDELTALNVKQGFNNQPAVSGDEHGSAKNVNFNPAKISSNFSSIIAEKLRCNTFSDTSRKKSLMNQKDNFWLVTARSQSAINTWFTDLAGTKPLTNLAKKVPIFSKKEEVFGYLAKYTVPVMRAAWLIKMTCAYYAAMSETKVKKKNTADPFTEWTQIITKYLWEQLQKMAEYYRPGPAGSGGCGSTIGPLPHDVEVAIRQWDYNEKLAMFMFQDGMLDRHEFLTWVLECFEKIRPGEDELLKLLLPLLLRYSGEFVQSAYLSRRLAYFCTRRLALQLDGMSSHSSHVISAQSTSSLPTTPAPQPPTSSTPTTPFSDLLMCPQHRPLVFGLSCILQTILLCCPSALVWHYSLTDSRIKTGSPLDHLPIAPSNLPMPEGNSAFTQQVRAKLREIEQQIKERGQAVEVRWSFDKCQEATAGFTIGRVLHTLEVLDSHSFERSDFSNSLDSLCNRIFGLGPSKDGHEISSDDDAVVSLLCEWAVSCKRSGRHRAMVVAKLLEKRQAEIEAERCGESEAADEKGSIASGSLSAPSAPIFQDVLLQFLDTQAPMLTDPRSESERVEFFNLVLLFCELIRHDVFSHNMYTCTLISRGDLAFGAPGPRPPSPFDDPADDPERKETEGSSSSKLEDPGLSESMDIDPSSSVLFEDMEKPDFSLFSPTMPCEGKGSPSPEKPDVEKEVKPPPKEKIEGTLGVLYDQPRHVQYATHFPIPQEESCSHECNQRLVVLFGVGKQRDDARHAIKKITKDILKVLNRKGTAETDQLAPIVPLNPGDLTFLGGEDGQKRRRNRPEAFPTAEDIFAKFQHLSHYDQHQVTAQVSRNVLEQITSFALGMSYHLPLVQHVQFIFDLMEYSLSISGLIDFAIQLLNELSVVEAELLLKSSDLVGSYTTSLCLCIVAVLRHYHACLILNQDQMAQVFEGLCGVVKHGMNRSDGSSAERCILAYLYDLYTSCSHLKSKFGELFSDFCSKVKNTIYCNVEPSESNMRWAPEFMIDTLENPAAHTFTYTGLGKSLSENPANRYSFVCNALMHVCVGHHDPDRVNDIAILCAELTGYCKSLSAEWLGVLKALCCSSNNGTCGFNDLLCNVDVSDLSFHDSLATFVAILIARQCLLLEDLIRCAAIPSLLNAACSEQDSEPGARLTCRILLHLFKTPQLNPCQSDGNKPTVGIRSSCDRHLLAASQNRIVDGAVFAVLKAVFVLGDAELKGSGFTVTGGTEELPEEEGGGGNGGRRQGGRNISVETASLDVYAKYVLRSICQQEWVGERCLKSLCEDSNDLQDPVLSSAQAQRLMQLICYPHRLLDNEDGENPQRQRIKRILKNLDQWTMRQSSLELQLMIKQTPNNEMNSLLENIAKATIEVFQQSAETGSSSGSTASNMPSSSKTKPVLSSLERSGVWLVAPLIAKLPTSVQGHVLKAAGEELEKGQHLGSSSRKERDRQKQKSMSLLSQQPFLSLVLTCLKGQDEQREGLLASLHSQVHQIVINWRENQYLDDCKPKQLMHEALKLRLNLVGGMFDTVQRSTQQTTEWAQLLLEIIISGTVDMQSNNELFTTVLDMLSVLINGTLAADMSSISQGSMEENKRAYMNLVKKLQKDLGERQSDSLEKVHQLLPLPKQNRDVIACEPQGSLIDTKGNKIAGFDSIFKKEGLQVSTKHKISPWDLFEGLKPSTASLSWAWFGTVRVDRRVARGEEQQRLLLYHTHLRPRPRAYYLEPLPLPPEDEEPPAPALLEPEKKAPEPPKTDKPGAAPPSTEERKKKSTKGKKRSQPATKTEDYGMGPGRSGPYGVTVPPDLLHHANPGSISHLNYRQNSLGLYTQNQPLPAGGPRVDPYRPVRLPMQKLPTRPPYPGVLSTPGITAVMGLEPTSYKTSVYRQQQPTVPQGQRLRQQLQQSQGMLGQSSVHQMTPSSSYGLQTSQGYTSYVSHVGLQQHTGPADPTRHLQQRPSGYVHQQAPTYGHGLTSTQRFSHQTLQQTPMMGTMTPLSAQGVQAGVRSTSILPEQQQQQQQQQQQQQQQQQQQQQQQQQQQQYHIRQQQQQQQQQQILRQQQQQQQQQQQQQQQQQQQPQQPQQPQQPQQPQQPHQQQQTAPPQPQPQSQPQFQRQGLQQTQQQQQTAALVRQLQQQLSNTQPQPSTNIFGRY; encoded by the exons ATGGCGGCTTTCGGGATCTTGAGCTACGAGCACCGACCCCTGAAGCGGCTGCGGTTGGGGCCTCCCGATGTGTACCCTCAAGATCCCAAACAGAAAGAG GATGAACTGACGGCTTTGAATGTAAAACAAGGTTTCAATAACCAGCCTGCTGTCTCTGGGGATGAACATGGCAGTGCCAAGAACGTCAACTTCAATCCTGCCAAG atcaGTTCCAACTTCAGCAGCATTATTGCCGAGAAGTTACGCTGCAATACTTTCTCTGACACCAGTCGCAAGAAGTCCCTCATGAACCAGAAGGACAacttctggctggtgactgcacgATCTCAGAGTGCTATTAACACCTGGTTCACCGACCTGGCTGGCACCAAACCACTCACAAACCTAGCTAAAAAG GTCCCCATTTTCAGTAAAAAGGAAGAAGTGTTTGGATACTTAGCCAAATACACAGTGCCTGTGATGCGGGCTGCTTGGCTCATTAAGATGACCTGTGCCTATTATGCAGCAATGTCTGAGACTAAGGTTAAGAAGAAAAATACTGCTGACCCTTTCACGG AATGGACTCAAATCATTACAAAGTACTTATGGGAACAGCTACAGAAGATGGCTGAATACTATCGGCCAGGGCCTGCAGGAAGTGGAGGCTGTGGTTCTACTATAGGACCCTTGCCCCATGATGTAGAGGTGGCAATCAGGCAGTGGGACTACAATGAGAAGCTCGCCATGTTCATGTTTCAG GATGGAATGCTGGACAGACATGAGTTCCTGACTTGGGTGCTTGAGTGTTTTGAGAAAATACGCCCTGGAGAGGACGAATTGCTTAAATTGCTGCTTCCTCTACTGCTTCGA TACTCAGGGGAATTTGTCCAGTCTGCCTATCTGTCCCGCCGCCTTGCCTACTTCTGTACCCGGAGACTGGCTCTACAGCTGGATGGCATGAGCAGTCACTCATCTCATGTTATATCTGCTCAGTCAACAAGCTCTCTGCCCACCACTCCTGCACCTCAGCCCCCAACTAGCAGTACACCCACGACTCCCTTTAGTGACCTGCTTATGTGTCCTCAGCACCGGCCCCTGGTTTTTGGCCTCAGCTGTATCCTTCAG ACCATCCTCCTGTGTTGTCCCAGTGCTCTAGTTTGGCACTACTCATTGACTGATAGTCGAATTAAGACTGGCTCTCCACTTGACCACCTGCCCATTGCTCCCTCCAACTTGCCCATGCCAGAGGGTAATAGTGCCTTCACTCAGCAG GTGCGTGCAAAATTGCGAGAGATTGAACAGCAGATCAAGGAGCGAGGACAAGCAGTTGAGGTTCGCTGGTCTTTTGATAAGTGCCAGGAAGCTACTGCAG GTTTCACCATTGGACGGGTGCTCCACACTTTAGAAGTACTAGACAGCCATAGTTTTGAGCGCTCTGACTTTAGTAATTCTCTTGACTCCCTTTGTAATCGAATTTTTGGACTGGGGCCTAGTAAGGATGGTCATGAG ATTTCCTCAGATGATGATGCTGTGGTATCATTATTATGTGAATGGGCTGTGAGCTGCAAACGCTCTGGTCGGCATCGTGCTATGGTAGTAGCCAAGCTCCTGGAGAAGAGACAAGCCGAAATTGAGGCTGAG CGTTGCGGAGAATCTGAAGCAGctgatgagaagggttccatcgccTCTGGTTCCCTTTCTGCTCCTAGTGCACCCATATTCCAGGATGTCCTCCTGCAGTTTCTGGATACACAGGCTCCCATGCTGA CTGATCCCCGCAGTGAGAGTGAACGAGTGGAATTCTTTAACTTAGTACTGCTTTTCTGTGAACTGATCCGACACGATGTTTTCTCCCACAACATGTACACCTGCACTCTCATCTCTCGGGGGGACCTTGCATTTGGAGCCCCTGGTCCTCGGCCTCCTTCTCCCTTTGATGATCCTGCAGATGACCCAGAGCGCAAGGAAACTGAAGGCAGCAGCAGTAGCAAGCTAGAG GATCCAGGGCTCTCTGAATCTATGGACATCGACCCTAGTTCCAGTGTGCTCTTTGAAGACATGGAGAAACCCGATTTCTCA TTGTTCTCTCCTACTATGCCTTGTGAGGGGAAGGGAAGTCCATCCCCTGAGAAACCAGATGTCGAAAAGGAAGTGAAGCCCCCACCCAAAGAGAAGATCGAGGGGACACTTGGGGTTCTTTATGACCAGCCACGACATGTGCAGTATGCCACACATTTTCCAATCCCACAG GAGGAGTCATGCAGCCATGAGTGCAACCAGCGGTTGGTCGTACTGTTTGGGGTGGGGAAGCAGCGAGATGATGCCCGCCATGCCATCAAGAAGATTACCAAGGATATCCTGAAGGTTCTGAACCGCAAGGGGACAGCAGAAACTG ACCAGCTTGCTCCTATTGTGCCTCTGAATCCTGGAGACCTGACATTCTTAG GTGGGGAAGATGGGCAGAAGCGCCGCCGCAACCGGCCAGAAGCCTTCCCCACTGCTGAAGATATTTTTGCTAAGTTCCAGCACCTTTCTCATTATGACCAACATCAGGTCACGGCTCAG GTCTCCCGGAATGTTCTGGAGCAGATCACGAGCTTTGCCCTTGGCATGTCGTACCACTTGCCTCTGGTGCAGCATGTGCAGTTCATCTTCGACCTCATGGAATATTCTCTGAGCATCAGTGGCCTCATCGACTTTGCCATTCAG CTGCTGAATGAGCTGAGCGTGGTTGAGGCCGAGCTCCTCCTCAAATCCTCTGATCTGGTGGGTAGCTACACAACCAGCCTATGCTTATGTATCGTGGCTGTCCTTCGACACTATCACGCCTGCCTCATCCTCAACCAGGACCAGATGGCACAAGTCTTTGAGGG GCTCTGTGGCGTGGTGAAGCATGGAATGAACCGCTCAGATGGCTCCTCTGCAGAGCGCTGTATCCTTGCTTATCTCTATGATCTGTATACTTCCTGTAGCCATTTAAAGAGCAAATTTGGGGAGCTCTTCAG TGACTTTTGCTCAAAAGTGAAGAACACCATCTACTGCAATGTGGAGCCATCAGAATCCAATATGCGCTGGGCACCGGAGTTCATGATTGACACTCTGGAGAACCCTGCTGCTCACACTTTCACCTACACGGGGCTAGGCAAGAGTCTGAGCGAGAACCCTGCTAACCGCTACAGCTTTGTCTGCAATGCTCTCATGCACGTCTGTGTGGGGCATCATGATCCTGATAG GGTAAATGACATCGCAATCCTGTGCGCGGAGCTGACCGGCTATTGCAAGTCACTGAGTGCAGAGTGGCTAGGAGTACTTAAGGCTCTGTGCTGCTCTTCTAACAATGGCACTTGTGGTTTCAACGATCTCCTGTGCAATGTAGAT GTCAGTGACTTGTCTTTTCACGATTCCCTGGCTACTTTTGTTGCCATCCTCATCGCCCGACAGTGTTTGCTCCTGGAAGACCTGATTCGCTGTGCTGCTATCCCTTCACTCCTGAATGCTG CTTGTAGCGAACAGGATTCTGAGCCAGGGGCCCGGCTTACTTGCCGCATCCTCCTCCACCTGTTCAAGACACCACAGCTCAATCcttgccaatctgatggaa ACAAACCTACTGTTGGAATCCGGTCCTCCTGTGACCGCCACCTGCTGGCTGCCTCCCAGAACCGCATCGTGGATGGAGCTGTGTTTGCTGTTCTCAAGGCTGTGTTTGTACTCG GGGATGCGGAGCTGAAAGGTTCAGGCTTCACGGTGACAGGAGGAACAGAAGAACTtccagaagaggagggaggaggtggtaATGGTGGTAGGAGGCAGGGTGGCCGCAACATCTCTGTGGAGACAGCAAGTCTGGATGTCTATGCCAAGTACGTGCTGCGAAGCATCTGCCAACAG GAATGGGTAGGAGAACGCTGCCTTAAGTCACTGTGTGAGGACAGCAATGATCTACAAGACCCAGTGTTGAGTAGTGCCCAGGCCCAACGCCTCATGCAGCTCATCTGTTACCCACATCGACTGCTGGACAATGAAGATGGAGAAAACCCCCAGCGGCAGCGCATTAAGCGTATTCTCAAG AACTTGGACCAGTGGACCATGCGCCAGTCCTCCTTGGAGCTACAGCTGATGATCAAGCAGACCCCCAACAAT GAGATGAACTCCCTCTTGGAGAACATTGCCAAGGCCACAATTGAGGTTTTCCAACAGTCAGCAGAGACAGGGTCATCTTCTGGAAGTACAGCAAGCAACATGCCCAGCAGTAGCAAGACCAAACCTGTGCTCAG CTCTCTAGAGCGTTCTGGTGTGTGGCTGGTAGCTCCTCTCATTGCCAAACTGCCCACCTCAGTTCAGGGCCACGTACTGAAAGCTGCTGGGGAGGAATTGGAGAAGGGTCAGCACTTGGGTTCCTCTTCCCGAAAAGAACGAGACCGACAAAAACAGAAGAG CATGTCCCTGTTGAGCCAGCAGCCTTTCCTATCACTGGTGCTGACGTGTCTGAAAGGACAGGATGAGCAGCGTGAGGGACTCCTTGCCTCCCTCCACAGCCAGGTGCACCAG ATTGTGATTAATTGGCGAGAAAACCAGTACTTAGATGATTGCAAACCAAAGCAGCTAATGCATGAGGCCCTCAAACTGCGGCTCAACCTG GTGGGAGGCATGTTTGACACAGTGCAGCGTAGCACCCAGCAGACTACAGAGTGGGCTCAGCTCCTCCTGGAGATCATCATCAGCGGCACTGTGGACATGCAGTCTAACAA TGAGCTTTTTACTACTGTGTTGGACATGTTAAGTGTGCTTATCAATGGAACATTGGCTGCAGACATGTCTAGCATCTCGCAGGGCAGCATGGAGGAAAACAAACGTGCATATATGAACTTGGTGAAGAAGCTTCAG AAGGACTTGGGAGAACGCCAATCCGACAGTCTGGAAAAGGTTCACCAACTGTTGCCACTACCCAAGCAGAACCGAGATGTCATTGCCTGTGAGCCACAGGGCTCCCTTATTGACACCAAGGGCAACAAGATTGCTGGCTTCGATTCCATCTTCAAGAAGGAG GGTCTACAAGTTTCTACCAAACATAAGATCTCTCCCTGGGATCTTTTCGAGGGCTTGAAGCCGTCCACAGCGTCGCTCTCCTGGGCCTGGTTTGGCACAGTCCGAGTGGACCGCAGAGTGGCGCGAGGGGAGGAGCAGCAACGGTTGCTCCTCTACCACACACACCTGAGACCTCGGCCTAGAGCCTACTACTTGGAACCACTGCCACTGCCCCCAGAAGATGAGGAGCCACCAGCCCCTGCCCTACTAGAGCCTGAGAAAAAGGCTCCTGAGCCCCCCAAGACTGACAAACCAGGAGCTGCTCCTCCCAGCACCGAGGAGCGCAAGAAGAAATCCACCAAGGGCAAAAAacgcagccagccagccaccaagACTGAG GACTATGGCATGGGCCCAGGTAGGAGTGGCCCCTATGGTGTAACAGTGCCTCCAGACCTTCTGCACCATGCAAATCCTGGTTCCATATCCCACCTTAACTACAGGCAGAACTCCCTAGGCCTGTATACCCAGAATCAACCGCTACCTGCTG GTGGCCCTCGTGTGGACCCATACCGTCCTGTGCGATTACCAATGCAAAAACTGCCAACTCGACCACCTTATCCCGGTGTGCTATCCACACCGGGTATAACTGCTGTCATGGGCCTAGAACCCACATCTTATAAGACCTCTGTGTACCGGCAGCAGCAACCCACAGTGCCCCAGGGACAGCGCCTTCGCCAACAGCTCCAG CAGAGTCAGGGGATGTTGGGACAGTCATCTGTCCATCAGATGACTCCTAGTTCTTCCTATGGTTTGCAGACTTCCCAG GGCTATACTTCTTATGTTTCTCATGTGGGACTGCAGCAACACACAGGCCCTGCAG ATCCTACCCGCCACCTGCAACAGCGGCCCAGTGGCTATGTGCATCAGCAGGCCCCAACCTATGGGCATGGACTGACTTCCACTCAAAG GTTTTCACACCAGACACTGCAGCAGACACCCATGATGGGTACTATGACTCCATTGAGTGCCCAGGGTGTCCAGGCAGGCGTCCGTTCAACTTCCATCCTGCctgagcagcaacagcagcagcagcagcaacaacaacaacagcaacagcagcagcagcaacagcagcagcagcaacagcagcagcagcagtatcacatccggcagcagcagcagcagcagcagcagcagcagatccTACGG caacagcagcaacagcagcagcagcaacaacaacagcagcagcaacagcagcaacagccacagcagcctcagcagccgcagcagccgcagcagccacagcagccacaccagcagcagcagacagctcctccccaaccccagccccagtCCCAGCCCCAG TTCCAGCGCCAGGGGCTTCAGCAgacccagcagcagcaacagacaGCAGCTTTGGTCCGGCAGCTTCAACAACAACTCTCCA ATACCCAGCCACAACCCAGTACCAACATATTTGGACGCTACTGA